In Silene latifolia isolate original U9 population chromosome 3, ASM4854445v1, whole genome shotgun sequence, a single window of DNA contains:
- the LOC141649343 gene encoding uncharacterized protein LOC141649343, with protein MRRFLPRDYEQDNYLKLQSLEQGSMSVTEYIKEFEKMSIVCDLEEKEELRVARFIKGLTPAISTKVEIQNYDGFSDVCRLALKFEKHDKKRALTAQELCDIIPVFVTPEDETVQENVETDGEGIVYDLDPLSKEECLVLRNLHMEMGSAENEQREQIFHTRCKLNGENGIQVKKQALVSLSLGPYTDEVWCDIIPMNACHILLGRPWQFDRKVEHDGRANVYSVMKGNVRYNLKPMSPNKIRESKTKKGSMFMEAREVEEALARGERTYVLLVRELGSVGVCDDRGVQELLEEFRDVFPDELPDGLPPLRGIEHQIDLIPGAALPNKPAYRCNPEEAKELQRQVQELIDRGYVQESLSPCAVPALLVPKKEGTWRIKDEESHKRHLRAVFEVLRDQKLYGKLEKCTFMVSSVVFLGYIVGKDGVSMDPSKVDAIQAWPIPKSTTEVRSFHGLASFYRRFIQGFSSIVAPITELTKKGEFVWTNSAQKVFEEVKRKLCSGPVLALTDFNKLFEVECDASGVGIGAVLIQEKRPIAYFK; from the exons ATGAGGCGATTCCTGCCAAGGGATTATGAGCAAGATAACTACTTAAAGCTCCAATCTTTAGAGCAAGGAAGCATGTCGGTGACTGAATATATCAAAGAATTCGAGAAGATGTCAATTGTGTGCGATCTTGAGGAGAAAGAAGAGCTAAGGGTGGCGAGATTCATCAAGGGCCTAACACCCGCTATTTCAACGAAGGTAGAAATCCAGAATTACGATGGATTTAGCGATGTTTGCAGATTGGCGTTGAAATTTGAGAAGCATGATAAG AAACGAGCCCTAACAGCTCAAGAATTATGTGATATAATTCCAGTATTTGTCACGCCAGAAGATGAAACAGTTCAAGAGAATGTTGAAACTGATGGTGAAGGGATAGTCTAcgatttggatccgttgagtAAAGAGGAGTGTTTAGTGCTGCGTAATTTACATATGGAAATGGGTTCAGCTGAGAATGAACAACGGGAGCAAATCTTCCATACTCGGTGCAAG CTGAATGGGGAGAATGGGATCCAAGTTAAGAAACAGGCCTTAGTTTCATTAAGTCTAGGACCCTatactgatgaggtgtggtgcgatATAATTCCTATGAATGCATGCCACATTCTGTTGGGTAGGCCTTGGCAATTCGATAGAAAGGTTGAACATGACGGGAGAGCCAATGTGTATAGCGTAATGAAGGGTAATGTGAGATATAATCTGAAACCTATGTCACCTAATAAGATTAGAGAGTCTAAAACAAAGAAGGGGAGTATGTTTATGGAGGCTCGGGAGGTTGAAGAGGCTTTAGCTCGTGGGGAACGAACTTATGTGCTGCTGGTTCGTGAATTGGGGTCCGTTGGTGTGTGTGATGACCGTGGGGTACAGGAGTTGTTAGAAGAGTTCCGGGATGTGTTTCCGGATGAATTACCGGATGGGTTACCTCCTTTACGTGGTATTGAACACCAAATAGATCTGATTCCAGGGGCGGCATTGCCTAATAAACCGGCTTATCGCTGTAATCCAGAGGAAGCAAAGGAGTTACAGAGACAAGTCCAAGAATTGATAGATAGGGGATATGTTCAAGAGAGCTTAAGTCCATGTGCGGTGCCTGCGTTATTAGTGCCAAAGAAGGAAGGGacttggagaat CAAAGATGAAGAGTCGCACAAACGACATTTGCGAGCTGTGTTCGAAGTTTTGCGAGATCAGAAGCTTTATGGTAAGTTGGAAAAATGTACTTTTATGGTCTCAAGTGTTGTCTTTCTTGGTTATATTGTGGGAAAAGACGGAGTAAGTATGGACCCATCCAAGGTCGACGCTATTCAAGCCTGGCCAATTCCGAAATCAACTACAGAGGTGCGAAGCTTTCATGGTTTAGCATCATTTTATAGACGGTTCATCCAGGGTTTTAGCTCGATTGTGGCTCCAATTACAGAGCTAACCAAGAAGGGAGAGTTCGTGTGGACTAACAGCGCCCAAAAGGTGTTTGAAGAAGTGAAACGCAAGCTATGCTCCGGACCTGTTTTAGCACTAACcgattttaataaattgtttgaagtcgagtgtgatgcaAGTGGTGTTGGGATTGGTGCCGTGTTAATACAAGAAAAGAGGCCTATTGCATATTTCAAATGA